From a single Endozoicomonas euniceicola genomic region:
- a CDS encoding phosphate ABC transporter substrate-binding protein, with protein sequence MKKAILSTLGAIGVAATLVGCGGAETQSSQSISISGSTSVTELMEVLGETFQGSHPDVVVEVQGTGSSAGIRAANDGTSQIGMSSRSVADGELSEGVKKITLAHDGIAVVVNNSNAVTNMTTDQISAIYKGEITNWNEVGGSDSPIVVVTRDPASGTRGAFEDIMSLKMKTEDGKKISAISASAQVAAGNGAVKTTVAQNDFAIGYISLGSVDNSLKALSVNGVEATPANISSGDYGVARPFELMFKSADQSEASHAYLDWMLTEEAQRIVKEKGYISVI encoded by the coding sequence GTGAAAAAAGCCATTCTGTCTACTCTGGGTGCTATCGGTGTTGCTGCGACCCTGGTGGGCTGCGGGGGTGCGGAAACACAATCCAGCCAGTCTATCAGTATTTCCGGCTCTACGTCTGTCACTGAACTGATGGAAGTTCTGGGTGAAACATTCCAGGGCAGCCACCCTGATGTGGTGGTTGAAGTACAGGGTACAGGTTCTTCAGCCGGTATTCGTGCTGCCAACGACGGCACCAGTCAGATCGGCATGTCTTCCCGCTCAGTTGCAGACGGCGAACTGTCGGAAGGTGTTAAGAAAATCACCCTGGCACACGATGGCATCGCCGTGGTGGTTAACAACAGCAATGCCGTTACCAACATGACCACTGACCAGATTTCTGCCATTTACAAAGGCGAAATCACTAACTGGAATGAAGTAGGCGGCTCTGACAGCCCGATTGTTGTTGTTACCCGTGACCCGGCTTCCGGCACCCGCGGTGCTTTTGAAGACATTATGTCCCTTAAGATGAAAACTGAAGATGGCAAGAAAATTTCTGCTATCTCAGCTTCTGCCCAGGTAGCCGCCGGTAACGGTGCCGTGAAAACCACGGTGGCACAGAATGACTTTGCCATTGGCTATATCTCTCTGGGTTCTGTCGACAACAGCCTGAAAGCCCTGTCTGTCAATGGAGTCGAAGCAACACCTGCCAACATCAGCAGCGGTGATTACGGCGTAGCACGTCCATTTGAACTGATGTTCAAGAGCGCTGACCAGAGTGAAGCCAGCCACGCTTATCTGGACTGGATGCTGACTGAAGAAGCTCAGCGGATTGTGAAGGAAAAAGGTTACATCTCCGTAATCTAA
- a CDS encoding IS1-like element transposase yields MKMCSTPVHCPKCGGNDVKSFGYSAHNVPRYFCCNAECETKSFMLEYRYKAYEPGVKEKVVDMAINGGGIRDTSRVLGINKKTVINTLKKRERLSSS; encoded by the coding sequence ATGAAAATGTGCTCCACACCAGTTCACTGCCCTAAATGTGGCGGTAATGACGTTAAAAGCTTTGGCTACAGTGCTCATAATGTTCCTCGCTACTTTTGCTGTAATGCTGAATGTGAAACCAAGTCCTTTATGCTTGAGTACCGGTACAAAGCTTATGAGCCAGGCGTTAAAGAAAAAGTCGTCGATATGGCAATTAATGGTGGCGGCATCAGGGATACAAGCAGGGTTTTAGGAATCAATAAAAAAACAGTAATAAACACATTAAAAAAAAGAGAAAGGCTTAGTTCAAGTTAA
- a CDS encoding SDR family oxidoreductase, translating into MSKPLIVVTGASSGIGEAIARQFSEQGHPLLLLARRIERLEALNLPEALCRKVDVTDRAAVAAAVKEAEAKYGPTECLVNNAGIMLLGFAAEQNPEEWDRMIDVNVKGVLNGIHAVLKPMQARKGGTIINISSVAGVKGFPNHTAYCGTKFAVHGLSETLREEVANDNVRVIVIAPGAVETELLSHTTSEDIKDGYEGWKDSIGGAVTAGDIAACVSFAYGQPQNVCVREVVVAATRQQP; encoded by the coding sequence ATGAGCAAGCCATTAATCGTAGTAACAGGCGCCAGCTCCGGCATTGGTGAGGCGATTGCCCGTCAGTTTAGTGAACAGGGTCACCCTTTGCTTCTGTTGGCAAGACGGATTGAGCGGCTGGAAGCCCTGAATCTGCCGGAGGCTCTGTGCAGAAAAGTCGATGTCACTGACCGGGCTGCCGTTGCAGCAGCGGTTAAAGAAGCGGAGGCGAAGTATGGACCCACTGAGTGCCTGGTAAACAACGCAGGCATAATGTTGCTGGGTTTTGCCGCAGAACAGAACCCGGAAGAGTGGGACAGAATGATTGATGTGAATGTTAAAGGCGTACTAAATGGCATTCATGCGGTGTTGAAGCCAATGCAGGCGCGCAAGGGTGGCACGATTATCAATATCAGTTCTGTGGCTGGCGTTAAAGGGTTCCCAAACCATACCGCATACTGTGGCACCAAGTTTGCGGTTCATGGTTTAAGTGAAACCCTGAGGGAAGAAGTAGCGAACGACAATGTTCGTGTTATTGTCATTGCACCGGGTGCAGTAGAAACAGAACTGTTAAGTCACACGACTTCTGAGGATATTAAAGACGGCTATGAAGGCTGGAAAGACAGTATTGGAGGAGCCGTCACTGCGGGGGATATTGCCGCCTGCGTGTCCTTTGCTTATGGGCAACCGCAAAATGTGTGCGTGCGTGAAGTGGTTGTCGCTGCGACCCGGCAGCAGCCATGA
- the arfB gene encoding alternative ribosome rescue aminoacyl-tRNA hydrolase ArfB, with product MIKISQNVLLSDEEVSITFIRAGGAGGQNVNKVSSAVHLRFDSQASSLPDLYKERLLKLRDQRITQDGIIIIKAQRFRTQEKNREDALSRLVELIQKAGAVQKARRPTKPTRASRTRRMDKKSQRGQVKSLRGRIKH from the coding sequence ATGATCAAAATATCTCAGAATGTTCTCCTCAGTGATGAGGAAGTCAGTATTACTTTTATTCGGGCCGGGGGTGCCGGTGGGCAAAATGTCAATAAGGTCTCGTCTGCTGTTCATTTGCGTTTTGACAGTCAGGCCTCATCCTTGCCGGACTTGTATAAAGAAAGGTTACTGAAGCTACGTGACCAGAGAATCACTCAGGATGGCATTATCATCATCAAGGCACAGCGATTCCGTACCCAGGAGAAAAATCGGGAAGATGCTTTGTCGCGACTGGTTGAATTGATTCAAAAAGCCGGTGCAGTTCAGAAAGCTCGTCGACCGACCAAACCCACCCGAGCCTCCAGGACCCGGCGCATGGACAAGAAGAGCCAGCGTGGTCAGGTGAAGTCACTGCGTGGCCGGATTAAGCACTGA
- the pstA gene encoding phosphate ABC transporter permease PstA codes for MTTLVSEQSIPAVTEESVDLRAGQNKRRIQDNIVFALIVLSTVGTTGILAWILWHIVSNGIAHVDWTFLTSHYSRTGSTSGIWPMIVSTLYMVGLSLAIAAPIGIMAAVYLTEYSKPGSRVVKMIRFATESLAGIPSIIYGLFGLTLFVSTLGMGFSILAGAMTLSILILPVIIRTTEESLMSVPHTYREGSYALGASRIYTIWRLILPNALPGIITSIILCIGRIIGESAPVFMTAGMVARIPHSVFDSGRTLTVHLYKLTTELFSISEWNQAYATATTLVLIVLGLNILTRVISKYFKAK; via the coding sequence ATGACCACTCTGGTTTCTGAACAGTCTATTCCTGCGGTTACAGAAGAATCTGTTGACCTGAGAGCAGGACAGAACAAACGACGCATTCAGGACAATATAGTGTTTGCCCTGATCGTACTCTCTACCGTCGGAACCACGGGCATTCTGGCCTGGATTCTCTGGCATATCGTCAGCAACGGCATTGCCCATGTTGACTGGACTTTCCTGACCAGCCACTACTCCCGGACCGGCAGCACCTCCGGTATCTGGCCAATGATCGTCAGCACCCTTTATATGGTGGGCCTGTCCCTCGCCATTGCTGCGCCCATAGGCATTATGGCGGCGGTGTACCTGACCGAATACTCAAAGCCCGGCAGCAGAGTCGTTAAGATGATTCGCTTTGCCACTGAAAGCCTGGCAGGCATTCCTTCAATCATTTACGGTCTGTTTGGTCTGACTCTGTTTGTTTCGACCCTGGGCATGGGCTTTTCCATTCTCGCCGGAGCCATGACCCTGAGTATCCTGATTCTGCCCGTGATCATTCGCACCACGGAAGAGTCTTTGATGTCAGTGCCTCACACTTATCGTGAAGGTTCCTACGCTCTGGGTGCCTCCCGCATTTACACCATCTGGCGTCTGATTCTGCCCAATGCCCTGCCCGGCATTATCACCTCAATCATCCTGTGTATTGGCCGGATTATCGGTGAATCAGCCCCCGTATTCATGACGGCAGGCATGGTGGCACGCATTCCCCACTCTGTATTCGACTCTGGTCGTACACTGACCGTACACCTTTATAAACTGACCACTGAACTGTTTTCCATCAGTGAATGGAATCAGGCGTATGCCACGGCTACCACTCTGGTGCTGATTGTGCTGGGACTGAACATCCTGACCCGTGTGATTTCCAAATATTTCAAGGCTAAATGA
- a CDS encoding WD40 repeat domain-containing protein: protein MSALFNSSLIFAASDSVVCETVGDLTSGFPGKAFLTDSRQVCFKTVDDNRAVFTPSSASSLFYFPSTVLSAVGSAGVVFSGRSGDVWSHKNQWLTESPSQASVLETLLKNRLIPDASFSREVNDRKRNRLEGELERAIVNWQQLVKKPSYPAVAISVSDASMRVVITRSDILRGTSLASLYEELINIQTQSYLALLDTEALNDIAGIVTGGLVASGSGGDGDDNDSTHYSFDAEPDAEPLVMVYDDSEYPAQDSAEELIAKNQENKRRLLKVLRKKMQQSIALGRADLARILDNRVMLIEADLEHLNDLETSSAGITENDQGSLGILSFLMASLVTDNQELQQRDDNALVQTLSQYPLSTDYRSVLIVSSELTHEEALFYDRWQNTATGLVYRALKRRLMQQLRSETDDINVSTQQTEPMVSGLKALVHQFREMFSADLSSPYDGRQVPHQGKHIGKQESNAARAAGDGQEIRVSRNTHTNIAFQSYEGLNQEGDEGDEPPRKKVHTGSNNCPLCNHGVCSQKVSGADGSALTAAEENEKLPNKCFNKCIKEDYAITIADAKRYPELIRAIEADPQFYIDIINASPGVVNTANSLDSEPKLPLRSLKSENILSDYLKIMITAPKFQLKKLAEAKHSIGAYGGHGKTIIKIQHLGNSRIFSQNVVDIKVLLSNADECLQEEIIKQRHTSFNAYNKSSVIISPDEQHLLTLDVHCKLRVYNQQDGGSWVVRGTSDRFRHGWDDAADYDYYEDDPGSMDSEDDEYNSLHPCPVARFLGNRHLLMHNTHNLEIWTNIPEIKEPLIKSHISSCVISSDQQLAVSIDRKKLKLTFWTTTENGKLEQFVYSHSKEIQDGSLLIAPNAHYVAFRDSSNAITLLGSDGNNGWLQQTYFISDKPGGHDKLPFKTQFSDNSRHLLIHNRKALYVLSLKADDVWFENELWHSQEITAESESLPKCSKIASICISSNSDRIAIGTYLCPPGTNDNNYLRYSRSQPPTPIGESSIVVWERESDSQWKKTGNIQTDHAVTYLFFSASGRHLVSTSRAILNLTRIMGSYCTPQQRIVFTWIKDAWQETGRFISKDGGLNTQFSPDEVYILLTGNHHENDDDRIKFDHSSLLIAGLGTDDHWRKKLLLNEKVVSRIINKGKYIVTGDSEGKIKLYILLPQWDAAKPADFTDETQQ from the coding sequence TTGTCCGCCCTGTTTAACAGTTCATTGATTTTTGCTGCCTCCGACAGTGTTGTTTGTGAAACCGTTGGCGATTTAACTTCAGGTTTTCCGGGAAAGGCGTTTTTAACAGACAGTCGTCAGGTGTGTTTTAAAACGGTTGACGATAACAGAGCGGTTTTCACTCCATCTTCTGCCAGTTCACTTTTCTATTTCCCGTCAACCGTTTTATCAGCTGTCGGAAGCGCCGGCGTTGTTTTTTCAGGCAGGTCCGGAGATGTATGGAGCCACAAAAACCAGTGGCTGACGGAATCACCTTCTCAGGCATCCGTTTTAGAAACATTGTTAAAAAACAGATTGATTCCTGATGCTTCTTTTTCCAGAGAGGTGAACGACAGAAAAAGAAACAGGCTTGAGGGCGAGTTGGAGCGGGCGATTGTTAACTGGCAGCAACTTGTTAAAAAACCGTCTTATCCTGCTGTGGCTATTTCTGTCAGCGATGCATCTATGCGGGTAGTCATTACCCGGAGCGACATTCTCCGGGGCACCAGCCTGGCTTCTCTGTACGAAGAGCTGATCAACATCCAGACGCAAAGCTATCTCGCACTACTGGATACTGAGGCGCTGAATGACATTGCAGGTATTGTCACTGGTGGTCTGGTGGCTTCCGGAAGTGGCGGTGATGGTGACGATAATGACAGCACTCATTATTCCTTCGATGCCGAACCCGATGCTGAGCCGCTGGTTATGGTGTATGACGACAGTGAGTATCCGGCGCAGGATTCAGCGGAAGAGCTGATCGCGAAGAATCAGGAAAATAAACGACGACTGTTGAAAGTCCTCAGGAAAAAAATGCAGCAGTCCATAGCTCTGGGCCGTGCTGATCTGGCCCGGATTCTTGATAACAGAGTCATGCTGATTGAAGCTGACCTTGAGCACCTGAATGATTTAGAGACGTCATCAGCCGGAATAACGGAAAACGATCAGGGTTCTCTGGGGATTTTGTCATTCCTGATGGCATCGCTGGTTACTGATAACCAGGAACTGCAGCAGCGTGATGACAACGCCCTGGTACAGACACTGTCTCAATACCCCTTAAGCACTGATTACCGGAGCGTTCTTATTGTTTCCAGTGAGTTAACGCACGAAGAAGCCCTGTTCTATGACCGGTGGCAAAATACGGCCACGGGGCTGGTTTACCGGGCATTGAAAAGACGACTGATGCAACAGTTGCGGTCAGAAACAGACGACATTAATGTGTCAACACAACAAACTGAGCCTATGGTTTCCGGTCTTAAAGCACTGGTGCATCAATTCCGGGAGATGTTTTCAGCTGATCTTTCAAGCCCGTACGATGGCAGGCAGGTACCCCATCAAGGCAAACATATAGGAAAACAGGAGTCTAACGCAGCCCGGGCAGCCGGAGACGGGCAAGAAATCAGAGTGAGTCGTAACACCCACACAAATATAGCATTCCAGAGCTATGAGGGGCTTAATCAGGAAGGCGACGAAGGGGATGAGCCGCCTCGAAAAAAGGTACATACAGGAAGCAATAATTGCCCACTCTGCAACCACGGAGTTTGCAGTCAGAAGGTATCAGGAGCCGATGGGAGTGCCTTAACTGCAGCAGAAGAAAATGAGAAGTTACCGAATAAGTGCTTTAACAAGTGTATAAAGGAGGATTATGCAATAACAATTGCAGACGCAAAACGGTATCCGGAACTGATTAGAGCTATAGAAGCTGACCCACAGTTTTATATCGATATCATCAACGCCTCCCCTGGGGTAGTTAATACTGCAAACTCATTAGACAGTGAACCAAAACTCCCTTTGAGGAGTTTAAAATCGGAAAATATATTGTCCGATTATCTTAAAATTATGATCACTGCTCCGAAATTCCAGTTAAAAAAGCTAGCAGAAGCTAAGCATTCAATAGGGGCTTATGGTGGGCATGGAAAAACGATTATAAAAATCCAGCATCTGGGTAACAGCCGGATTTTCAGTCAAAACGTTGTGGATATAAAAGTCCTTCTCAGTAATGCAGATGAATGCTTGCAAGAAGAAATAATCAAGCAGAGGCATACTTCATTTAATGCATATAACAAGAGCTCGGTAATAATCAGTCCGGACGAACAGCATTTATTGACTTTAGACGTACATTGCAAACTCAGAGTTTACAATCAGCAAGACGGTGGATCATGGGTAGTTCGGGGTACAAGCGACCGCTTCAGGCATGGCTGGGATGATGCCGCAGATTACGACTACTACGAGGATGATCCCGGCTCAATGGATTCTGAGGATGATGAATACAACTCGCTACATCCCTGTCCTGTCGCCCGGTTTCTCGGAAACAGACACCTTCTAATGCATAATACCCATAATCTGGAGATTTGGACGAATATTCCCGAAATTAAAGAACCCTTGATTAAAAGCCATATTTCAAGCTGCGTTATCAGCTCAGATCAGCAGCTGGCCGTAAGCATTGATCGCAAAAAACTCAAACTCACATTCTGGACAACCACAGAGAACGGCAAGCTGGAGCAATTTGTTTATTCACATAGTAAGGAAATTCAAGACGGCTCATTGTTGATTGCCCCCAATGCACATTATGTAGCCTTTCGTGATAGTAGTAATGCCATCACTCTACTGGGTTCAGATGGAAATAACGGGTGGTTACAACAAACGTATTTCATCAGTGACAAACCTGGTGGCCATGACAAACTCCCGTTTAAGACACAATTCAGCGATAACAGTCGTCACTTACTGATACATAACCGCAAGGCTCTTTACGTCTTGAGTCTGAAAGCGGATGACGTCTGGTTTGAAAATGAGCTATGGCACAGCCAGGAAATAACAGCAGAGTCAGAAAGTCTGCCAAAATGTTCAAAAATTGCCTCAATATGCATCAGTTCAAACAGTGATCGCATAGCAATCGGCACATACCTTTGTCCACCTGGTACCAACGACAATAATTATTTACGCTATTCTCGTTCACAGCCACCAACGCCCATTGGAGAGTCATCCATCGTCGTATGGGAAAGGGAAAGCGACAGTCAATGGAAAAAGACAGGTAACATCCAGACTGACCATGCTGTTACCTACTTATTTTTCAGCGCGAGCGGTCGTCATTTAGTCAGCACCAGCCGGGCAATCTTGAATCTTACCAGAATTATGGGAAGTTATTGCACTCCGCAACAACGCATAGTGTTCACATGGATAAAAGATGCCTGGCAGGAGACCGGCCGTTTTATTAGTAAGGATGGTGGCTTGAACACTCAGTTCTCACCCGATGAAGTTTATATATTACTTACGGGTAATCATCATGAGAACGACGACGATCGCATCAAATTTGACCATAGTAGTCTCCTTATTGCCGGTTTGGGCACCGATGACCATTGGCGCAAGAAATTATTACTGAATGAAAAAGTGGTCAGCCGCATCATCAATAAAGGTAAGTATATAGTCACAGGAGACAGTGAGGGCAAAATCAAACTTTATATTCTGCTGCCACAGTGGGATGCAGCTAAACCTGCAGATTTTACTGACGAGACACAACAGTAA
- a CDS encoding IS1 family transposase, which produces MDLGTGAVIHVGLACQEAEIDEQWSYVFEKSNQRWLWHAVDHATNTVLAYVFGKRKDEVFKKLKELLEPFGIKKFYTDDWGAYERNIDESSHIIGKENTQKIERKNLNFRTWIKRLTRKTICFSKLEQMHDIVIGLLINKIEFGIDIHAI; this is translated from the coding sequence ATGGATCTTGGAACGGGTGCTGTAATTCACGTAGGCCTCGCCTGCCAAGAGGCCGAGATAGATGAACAGTGGTCTTATGTGTTTGAAAAAAGTAACCAGCGTTGGCTTTGGCATGCAGTTGATCATGCGACCAATACTGTTTTGGCTTACGTTTTTGGGAAACGAAAGGATGAGGTTTTCAAAAAACTAAAAGAGCTTCTTGAGCCATTTGGTATCAAGAAATTTTATACTGATGATTGGGGAGCCTATGAGCGTAATATCGACGAAAGTAGTCACATCATCGGAAAAGAGAATACTCAGAAAATTGAACGTAAAAACCTGAATTTTAGAACTTGGATTAAGCGTCTGACCAGAAAGACAATATGTTTTTCAAAGTTAGAGCAAATGCACGATATTGTTATTGGCCTGTTGATCAACAAAATCGAATTTGGCATTGACATCCATGCAATATAA
- the pstB gene encoding phosphate ABC transporter ATP-binding protein PstB — MRTPELHQSKFKIENLNLHYGEKQALFDISMNIPEKEVTALIGPSGCGKSTLLRTLNRMNDLIPDARINGSVQLDKLDIYGQIDVQRLRMKVGMVFQKANPFPMSIYDNITYGLRAQGISNRRTLDEVVEESLRGAALWDEVKDRLKDSALGLSGGQQQRLCIARTIAMKPDVILMDEPTSALDPIATARVEDLMDKLSKDFTIVIVTHSMNQARRISNKTGFFLMGELIEFDDTDKLFMTPSDERTHDYITGRFG, encoded by the coding sequence ATGCGCACTCCTGAGCTGCACCAGAGCAAATTCAAGATTGAAAACCTGAACCTGCACTACGGTGAAAAGCAGGCTCTGTTCGATATCTCCATGAACATTCCTGAAAAGGAAGTCACTGCACTCATCGGTCCTTCAGGCTGCGGCAAGTCTACCTTGCTGCGTACCCTGAACCGCATGAACGACCTGATTCCGGATGCCCGTATTAATGGTTCGGTACAACTGGACAAGCTGGATATCTACGGTCAGATTGATGTGCAACGTCTGCGTATGAAAGTCGGCATGGTGTTCCAGAAAGCCAACCCGTTCCCAATGAGTATCTACGACAACATCACCTACGGACTGCGCGCCCAGGGCATTAGCAACCGGCGCACACTGGATGAAGTGGTAGAAGAGTCACTGCGGGGTGCGGCCCTGTGGGACGAAGTGAAAGACCGTCTGAAAGATTCTGCACTGGGCCTGTCCGGTGGTCAGCAACAGCGTCTGTGTATTGCCCGCACCATTGCCATGAAGCCAGACGTGATCCTGATGGATGAACCCACCAGCGCGCTTGACCCCATCGCCACCGCCCGTGTCGAAGACCTGATGGATAAGCTGAGCAAGGATTTCACCATTGTTATTGTGACGCACTCCATGAACCAGGCGCGCCGTATTTCCAACAAAACCGGTTTCTTCCTGATGGGTGAACTGATCGAGTTTGACGACACTGACAAACTGTTTATGACACCATCGGATGAGCGTACCCACGACTACATCACCGGACGTTTTGGTTAA
- the pstC gene encoding phosphate ABC transporter permease subunit PstC has product MTPNMRQVRIDKSFHSLFFLSALVSTFAVATIAVFIFIEGLPALQSVGVGNFVTGSSWNPPGYFGILPMISGSLLSTAGAIAIGVPMGLLTAVFLAEIAPERVAHTLRTAIELLAGIPSVIYGFFGLVVIVPLIEQVFNIPAGNTTLAGIIVLAIMILPTVITLSETSLRAVPKTYREGSLALGASQIFTIFKVVIPAARSGILTGVILGIARAIGETMAIIMVMGNAPMIAGLLEPSRTLTANIALEMSYASGLHANALYATGIVLFIFIMLLNSALLYLNRKKVSK; this is encoded by the coding sequence ATGACGCCCAACATGCGACAGGTTCGAATCGACAAGTCGTTCCACAGCCTGTTTTTCCTGAGTGCCCTGGTCAGCACCTTTGCCGTAGCCACCATTGCCGTTTTTATCTTTATTGAAGGATTACCGGCTCTTCAAAGCGTTGGTGTTGGAAATTTTGTGACCGGCTCCAGCTGGAACCCACCCGGTTATTTTGGCATTCTGCCCATGATCAGCGGATCGCTTCTCTCTACCGCTGGTGCCATTGCGATTGGTGTACCGATGGGACTGCTGACCGCAGTCTTTCTGGCAGAAATTGCGCCGGAGCGCGTCGCTCATACTCTGCGTACAGCCATTGAACTGCTGGCAGGTATTCCTTCTGTTATTTATGGCTTTTTTGGCCTGGTGGTCATCGTACCGCTGATCGAACAGGTCTTTAATATTCCTGCCGGTAACACGACACTGGCCGGTATTATTGTGTTGGCGATCATGATTCTGCCAACCGTTATCACCCTCTCTGAAACGTCCCTGAGAGCGGTTCCGAAAACATACCGGGAAGGCTCCCTGGCACTGGGTGCCTCGCAAATATTTACCATATTCAAGGTGGTTATTCCGGCTGCCCGCTCCGGTATCCTTACCGGTGTCATTCTGGGTATTGCCCGTGCCATTGGTGAAACCATGGCGATTATCATGGTCATGGGTAATGCGCCCATGATTGCCGGACTGCTGGAACCTTCCCGAACCCTGACCGCCAACATTGCACTGGAAATGTCTTATGCCAGCGGCCTGCATGCCAATGCCCTGTATGCGACGGGTATCGTACTGTTTATCTTTATCATGCTGCTGAACTCCGCACTGCTGTATCTCAACCGTAAGAAGGTGTCCAAATGA
- a CDS encoding DUF2288 domain-containing protein: MEVKEKLNLETARISWLELERFFAQGIVLNVAESLDLLEAGCAFAKDDTGQVQRWLESGQLGKVTDQQALEWHKLNPELWSVVVRPWILVQDRS, translated from the coding sequence ATGGAAGTAAAAGAAAAACTCAATCTTGAAACCGCCCGTATCTCGTGGCTAGAGCTGGAACGCTTTTTCGCACAGGGTATTGTGTTGAACGTTGCTGAGTCGCTGGATTTGCTTGAGGCTGGTTGTGCTTTTGCAAAAGATGATACAGGGCAGGTACAGAGGTGGCTTGAAAGTGGGCAGTTAGGAAAGGTGACTGACCAGCAGGCGCTTGAATGGCATAAGTTGAACCCGGAGCTATGGAGTGTCGTCGTGCGCCCCTGGATACTGGTTCAGGATCGTTCCTGA